One Gemmatimonadota bacterium DNA window includes the following coding sequences:
- the leuS gene encoding leucine--tRNA ligase yields the protein MASETRTAYSPAAVEQKWQGIWEERGTNRRTAAELRAGADRPYYNLMMFPYPSAEGLHVGNIYAFTGADVHGRYRRLTGQDVFEPIGFDAFGIHSENFALKVGVHPMDLIPKNVANFTRQLRRIGGMFDWAHTVDTTDPAYYAWTQWIFVQLFKAGLAERKEAPVNWCPSCMTVLANEQVIAGACERCDTPVEQRRIAQWFFKITDYAGRLLDNLETLDWSDTTRKAQQNWIGRSEGASIHFPVVGLDARIEVFTTRPDTIFGATYMVLAPEHPLVDAVTSAPRRAEVAAYRDQARRTDLVSRQKADKSKTGVFTGGFCVNPATGTQVPIWVADYVLMGYGTGAIMAVPGHDERDFDFATAFALPIVRVVAAPEEDGTTPLTEAFVDNQNGRLVNSGRFDGLAVADGKRAIIDWLDAEGLGERRINYRLHDWCISRQRYWGPPIPIVYCDTCGPVAVPESDLPVLLPRVEDFKPDDSGISPLARVESWYRTSCPSCGADARRETDVSDTFLDSAWYFLRYPSTDWDDRPFDAEVTRHWLPVDCYIGGNEHAVLHLMYARFVTMALHDLGHLDFEEPFTRFRAHGLIIREGAKMSKSKGNVIVPDPIIEEFGADTFRLYLMFLGPFEEGGDYRDEGIQGPYGFLHRLWESVLSVVESEANGVAPAPDPDVERKLHQTIAQVSEQVAQLQYNTSIAALMEYLNVVRAGGRASCRAEVEPLVVLVAPFAPHIAEELWARLGHEGSLFAGAPWPAFDADKARETEVTVAVQVNGKTRATVAVPAGADQATAERVARADAGVARHLDGMTVRRVIYVPERLLNFVVG from the coding sequence ATGGCGAGCGAGACCCGCACGGCCTATTCCCCCGCGGCCGTCGAACAGAAGTGGCAGGGGATCTGGGAGGAGCGCGGCACCAACCGGCGGACCGCCGCGGAGCTGCGCGCCGGCGCCGACCGCCCCTACTACAACCTCATGATGTTCCCCTACCCCTCCGCGGAGGGGCTGCACGTGGGCAACATCTACGCCTTCACCGGCGCCGACGTACACGGGCGCTATCGCCGTCTGACGGGCCAGGACGTCTTCGAGCCGATCGGGTTCGACGCCTTCGGCATCCACTCGGAGAACTTCGCCCTGAAGGTGGGCGTGCATCCGATGGACCTGATCCCGAAGAACGTCGCCAACTTCACGCGCCAGCTGCGCCGCATCGGGGGCATGTTCGACTGGGCCCACACGGTCGACACCACCGACCCGGCCTACTACGCCTGGACGCAGTGGATCTTCGTCCAGCTGTTCAAGGCCGGCCTGGCGGAGCGCAAGGAGGCGCCGGTCAACTGGTGCCCGTCCTGCATGACCGTGCTCGCCAACGAGCAGGTGATCGCCGGCGCCTGTGAGCGCTGCGACACCCCGGTGGAGCAGCGGCGCATCGCGCAGTGGTTCTTCAAGATCACCGACTATGCCGGGCGCCTGCTGGACAACCTGGAGACGCTGGACTGGTCCGACACCACGCGGAAGGCCCAGCAGAACTGGATCGGCCGGAGCGAAGGCGCGTCGATCCACTTCCCGGTGGTGGGCCTGGACGCCCGCATCGAGGTGTTCACGACCCGGCCCGACACGATCTTCGGCGCTACCTACATGGTGCTGGCGCCGGAGCATCCGCTCGTGGACGCGGTGACCTCGGCGCCTCGGCGGGCGGAGGTGGCCGCGTATCGGGATCAGGCCCGGCGCACCGACCTGGTGAGCCGGCAGAAGGCGGACAAGTCCAAGACGGGGGTCTTCACGGGCGGGTTCTGCGTGAACCCGGCCACGGGGACGCAGGTCCCCATCTGGGTGGCGGACTACGTGCTGATGGGCTACGGCACCGGCGCCATCATGGCGGTCCCGGGTCACGACGAGCGCGACTTCGACTTCGCGACGGCGTTCGCGCTGCCCATCGTACGGGTGGTGGCGGCCCCGGAGGAAGACGGGACCACACCGCTCACCGAAGCGTTCGTGGACAACCAGAACGGACGGCTGGTCAATTCGGGTCGCTTCGACGGTCTGGCCGTGGCCGACGGGAAGCGGGCCATCATCGACTGGCTGGACGCGGAAGGCCTGGGCGAGCGCCGGATCAACTACCGCCTGCACGACTGGTGCATCTCGCGACAGCGGTATTGGGGTCCTCCCATCCCGATCGTGTACTGCGACACGTGCGGCCCGGTGGCCGTGCCGGAATCCGACCTGCCGGTGCTGTTGCCGCGCGTGGAGGACTTCAAGCCGGACGACTCGGGCATCAGCCCACTGGCGCGCGTCGAGAGCTGGTACCGCACGTCGTGCCCATCGTGTGGCGCCGACGCCCGCCGGGAGACGGACGTCTCGGACACGTTCCTGGACTCGGCCTGGTACTTCCTGCGCTATCCGTCCACGGACTGGGACGATCGACCCTTCGACGCGGAGGTCACCCGCCACTGGCTGCCCGTCGACTGCTATATCGGAGGCAACGAGCACGCCGTCCTGCACCTCATGTACGCGCGCTTCGTCACCATGGCACTGCACGATCTGGGGCACCTCGATTTCGAGGAGCCCTTCACGCGCTTCCGCGCCCACGGTCTGATCATCCGTGAGGGCGCCAAGATGTCGAAGAGCAAGGGCAACGTGATCGTGCCCGACCCCATCATCGAGGAGTTCGGAGCGGACACGTTCCGTCTGTACTTGATGTTCCTGGGGCCCTTCGAGGAGGGTGGCGACTACCGCGACGAGGGCATCCAGGGCCCCTACGGCTTCCTGCACCGGCTGTGGGAGAGCGTGTTGTCGGTGGTGGAGTCGGAAGCCAACGGCGTGGCGCCGGCCCCGGATCCGGACGTCGAGCGCAAGCTGCACCAGACCATCGCCCAGGTGAGCGAGCAGGTGGCCCAGCTCCAGTACAACACCTCCATCGCCGCCCTGATGGAGTACCTCAACGTGGTGCGAGCGGGGGGCCGGGCGTCCTGCCGCGCCGAGGTCGAGCCGTTGGTGGTGCTGGTCGCCCCGTTCGCACCGCACATCGCCGAGGAGCTGTGGGCGCGCCTGGGCCATGAGGGCAGCCTCTTCGCCGGGGCCCCGTGGCCCGCGTTCGATGCCGACAAGGCGCGCGAGACCGAAGTGACGGTGGCCGTGCAGGTGAACGGGAAGACCCGCGCGACCGTGGCGGTCCCGGCCGGTGCCGACCAGGCCACGGCCGAGCGGGTGGCGCGCGCCGATGCCGGCGTGGCCCGTCACCTGGACGGCATGACGGTGCGGCGGGTCATCTACGTGCCGGAGCGCCTGCTCAACTTCGTGGTGGGCTGA
- a CDS encoding prohibitin family protein, giving the protein MGLMIVAVLVILMGGVVRMAGSRSKSPGSAKVASYLFMLFGLFLAFANTVTMVDVGEVGVEHFLGNVKPQPLDQGVHVINPFATVTKMSIREQAFPSDGSVERIEAQTSEQLTVMLEVSLLFRLDGSRAPDLYQRLGTEQQIKSSIVLNAVRNGVRDAVATKSINEIFSPNRREIAAEMRSAIQAKAGDRIEVLDVFVRDIQAPDLVRGAIEEKLQREQQVAAERFQTEIIQEKARQQAEEAKGIAEAQRIISEGLTPAYLTFYYIQQLSSLGEGNVVYVPTEGGIPLIRNLR; this is encoded by the coding sequence ATGGGCCTGATGATCGTGGCAGTCCTGGTGATCCTGATGGGCGGCGTGGTCCGCATGGCCGGATCCCGCAGCAAGTCCCCCGGCAGCGCCAAGGTGGCCAGCTACCTGTTCATGCTGTTCGGCCTCTTCCTCGCCTTCGCCAACACCGTCACCATGGTCGACGTGGGCGAGGTCGGCGTGGAGCACTTCCTCGGCAATGTGAAGCCGCAGCCGCTGGATCAGGGCGTCCACGTGATCAATCCGTTCGCGACGGTCACGAAGATGTCCATCCGCGAACAGGCGTTCCCCAGCGACGGGTCCGTGGAGCGCATCGAGGCCCAGACCTCGGAGCAGCTCACGGTGATGCTCGAGGTGTCGCTCCTGTTCCGCCTGGACGGCAGCCGGGCCCCGGACCTCTACCAGCGGCTGGGGACCGAGCAGCAGATCAAGAGCAGCATCGTCCTGAACGCGGTCAGGAACGGGGTCCGCGACGCCGTGGCCACCAAGTCCATCAATGAGATCTTCTCGCCCAACCGGCGCGAGATCGCCGCCGAGATGCGCTCGGCGATCCAGGCCAAGGCCGGAGACCGCATCGAGGTGCTGGACGTCTTCGTGCGCGACATCCAGGCCCCCGACCTGGTGCGGGGCGCCATCGAGGAGAAGCTCCAGCGCGAGCAGCAGGTGGCCGCCGAGCGCTTCCAGACGGAGATCATCCAGGAGAAGGCGCGGCAGCAGGCCGAGGAGGCCAAGGGCATCGCCGAGGCCCAGCGGATCATCTCCGAGGGGCTGACGCCCGCGTACCTGACCTTCTACTACATCCAGCAGCTCTCCAGCCTGGGAGAGGGCAACGTGGTGTACGTGCCCACGGAGGGCGGGATCCCGCTCATCCGCAACCTGCGCTGA
- a CDS encoding ATP-binding cassette domain-containing protein, translating to MIRLESVTRSFRQDNRDVVAVRDVTLEIPAGETLCLIGASGCGKTTTLKLVNRLLEPTAGRILVDGQDTAQMDPIRLRRRMGYVVQSGALFPHLTVRANVGLLGRVEGWSRERTRERVDALLSLVRLPPDRFGDRYPAELSGGQAQRVGVARALALDPEILLLDEPFGALDPVTRRQIQEEFLELEQEVRKTMILVTHDLAEAFLLGDRVALMARGGVLQVGTLEEYRTSPANDEVARFLERHLEDHGALA from the coding sequence GTGATCCGTCTGGAGTCGGTGACGCGGTCCTTCCGTCAGGACAACCGGGACGTGGTGGCCGTCCGTGACGTGACGCTGGAGATCCCCGCCGGCGAGACACTCTGCTTGATCGGCGCCAGCGGCTGCGGCAAGACCACGACGCTCAAGCTGGTCAATCGGCTCCTGGAGCCCACCGCCGGCCGCATCCTCGTCGACGGCCAGGACACCGCCCAGATGGACCCGATCCGCCTGCGCCGCCGCATGGGCTACGTGGTGCAGAGCGGAGCGCTGTTCCCCCACCTGACCGTGCGCGCCAACGTGGGGTTGCTGGGACGTGTGGAAGGGTGGAGCCGTGAGCGCACACGTGAGCGGGTCGACGCGCTGCTGTCGCTCGTGCGCCTCCCTCCCGATCGCTTCGGCGACCGGTATCCGGCGGAGCTGTCGGGCGGCCAGGCCCAGCGCGTCGGCGTGGCCCGAGCGCTCGCGCTCGACCCCGAGATCCTTCTGCTGGACGAGCCGTTCGGCGCGCTGGATCCGGTCACGCGCAGGCAGATCCAGGAGGAGTTCCTGGAGCTGGAGCAGGAGGTCCGCAAGACCATGATCCTGGTCACGCACGACCTGGCCGAAGCCTTCCTGCTCGGCGACCGCGTCGCGCTCATGGCGCGCGGCGGCGTGCTGCAGGTGGGCACGCTGGAGGAGTACCGGACCTCGCCCGCGAACGACGAGGTGGCCCGGTTCCTCGAGCGTCACCTGGAGGATCACGGTGCGCTGGCGTAG
- a CDS encoding L-histidine N(alpha)-methyltransferase produces the protein MTTQNATTPPDVSDLPPHVAERVERIWSLAYQATTTADLQDLYAEWSATYDEDHDAIGFFGHHRTAEVLQRHLNRPDVARVLDAGAGTGAAGEALHALGFRELHAVDLSPAMLDVARAKGLYRSVGVADLSVPVDRYRTDSFDAAVLVGVFSYGQAPAEALDEILRLVRPGGLVVFTLRTDFHEEDAMGVRSRMERLEAEGIWSLVECTDPEPYLPGKDPDARFRVWCYRVTGAPDAEVEDGFAEAARDAFASDDGVVRFDHAWIWDSVASRLYDRYTRTDEYYLSGCEEEILASHARDIWDEESLLVELGCGSARKISHVLEVCAWAAQEPVTYIPIDVSQGALDSTEQDIRARFGERVRVDPRQGLFEDVLAGIPARPRKLLFFLGSSLGNLESIPETVAFLHRLRERMGPEDRLVVGVDLDKDAEVLDAAYNRNEACRRFFAHMVRRINEHLGADFDPRGFELASTYVAEPEHRGIRTRRVNLRVAPREPQSSWITALEEEVRLEAGQPIQVGISRKFTPAALLALARAAGFSLRRQWLDRRGWFSLNELLPGPLTEPA, from the coding sequence ATGACCACCCAGAACGCCACGACCCCTCCCGACGTCTCCGATCTCCCTCCCCATGTGGCCGAGCGCGTCGAGCGCATCTGGTCGCTCGCCTATCAAGCCACCACCACGGCCGACCTCCAGGATCTCTACGCGGAGTGGTCCGCCACCTACGACGAGGACCACGACGCGATCGGGTTCTTCGGACACCATCGCACCGCCGAAGTCCTGCAGCGACACCTGAACCGCCCGGACGTGGCCCGCGTCCTCGACGCCGGAGCGGGCACCGGGGCGGCGGGCGAGGCCCTGCACGCGCTGGGATTCCGGGAGCTGCACGCCGTGGATCTCTCCCCCGCGATGCTCGACGTGGCCCGGGCCAAGGGCCTCTACCGCAGCGTCGGGGTCGCCGACCTCTCCGTGCCGGTGGATCGCTACCGGACGGATTCCTTCGATGCCGCCGTGCTGGTGGGGGTCTTCTCCTACGGGCAGGCCCCGGCGGAGGCGTTGGACGAGATCCTGCGCCTGGTCCGCCCGGGCGGCCTCGTCGTCTTCACGCTGCGGACGGACTTCCATGAGGAGGACGCCATGGGCGTGCGCTCCCGCATGGAGCGCCTGGAGGCGGAGGGGATCTGGTCGCTGGTCGAGTGCACGGACCCGGAGCCGTACCTGCCGGGCAAGGATCCGGACGCGCGCTTCCGCGTGTGGTGCTATCGCGTCACCGGTGCGCCGGACGCGGAGGTGGAAGACGGCTTCGCCGAGGCTGCGCGCGACGCCTTCGCGTCCGACGACGGCGTGGTGCGCTTCGACCACGCCTGGATCTGGGACTCGGTCGCCTCCCGCCTGTACGATCGCTACACCCGCACGGACGAGTACTACCTGTCCGGATGTGAGGAGGAGATCCTCGCGAGCCACGCCCGTGACATCTGGGACGAGGAGAGCCTGCTGGTCGAGCTCGGCTGCGGCTCGGCCCGCAAGATCTCCCACGTGCTGGAGGTCTGCGCCTGGGCCGCGCAGGAACCGGTGACGTACATCCCCATCGACGTCTCGCAGGGTGCGCTCGACAGCACCGAGCAGGACATCCGCGCGCGCTTCGGCGAGCGCGTGCGGGTCGACCCGCGTCAGGGTCTGTTCGAGGACGTGCTGGCCGGCATCCCGGCCCGGCCGCGCAAGCTGCTGTTCTTCCTGGGCTCGTCCCTGGGCAACCTCGAGTCGATCCCCGAGACGGTGGCGTTCCTGCACCGACTGCGCGAGCGCATGGGCCCGGAGGATCGCCTCGTGGTGGGTGTGGACCTGGACAAGGATGCCGAGGTCCTGGACGCCGCCTACAACCGCAACGAAGCGTGCCGCCGCTTCTTCGCCCACATGGTCAGGCGCATCAACGAGCACCTGGGTGCCGACTTCGATCCGCGCGGCTTCGAGCTTGCCTCCACCTACGTGGCGGAGCCCGAGCATCGCGGCATCCGCACGCGGCGGGTGAACCTGCGGGTGGCGCCGCGGGAGCCCCAGAGCAGCTGGATCACCGCGCTGGAGGAGGAGGTGCGCCTGGAGGCCGGCCAGCCCATCCAGGTCGGCATCTCGAGGAAGTTCACCCCGGCCGCGCTGCTGGCGCTGGCCCGGGCCGCCGGCTTCAGCTTGCGCCGGCAGTGGCTGGACCGGCGCGGCTGGTTCTCGCTGAACGAGCTGCTGCCCGGGCCGCTCACCGAGCCGGCCTGA
- a CDS encoding glycine betaine ABC transporter substrate-binding protein: protein MRWRSGGEPPGAADPVARRGRLWPRWLLIGASWMAAAPAALVGQSDVVVVASKNFTESAVLGEIMAQMLRAHTDLTVEHRRSLGGTLVCFEALTTGQVDLYPEYTGTGWSILLEEEGRIDNRLQAFLHVQRAFRSRWDLEWLPPFGLNNTYALAMDPDRAEALGVERISDLADAGAEISAGFSIEFMNRQDGWPGLSAFYDLDLERVRALEHGLAYDAIRTGAVDLIDAYSTDGKLLRYDLRVLVDDRGFFPPYNAAPLVRAETLAAHPEIEPVLAELAFRLPNTRILALNDAVESEGADPADVARAFLEEEGLLTPDADGTTASASRREGGFPAFFARRWQETLRLSAEHLQLTGIAVLLAVLVAVPLGVWITRHPWAERVGLGAAGAIQTVPSLALLAFMIAVPGLGLSTRSAIVALFLYSILPILRNTYTGIRGVDPDLIEAARGLGLTERQILIRIRLPLATRTILAGVRTATVISIGIATLAAFIGAGGLGEPIVTGLYLNDTRLILAGALPAAALALLADHLLGRVERALTPRGLSAGHA, encoded by the coding sequence GTGCGCTGGCGTAGCGGCGGCGAGCCACCGGGCGCTGCAGACCCGGTCGCGAGACGCGGCCGCCTGTGGCCACGTTGGCTGCTCATCGGCGCGAGCTGGATGGCAGCGGCGCCCGCCGCGCTCGTGGGACAGTCCGACGTCGTGGTGGTGGCGAGCAAGAACTTCACCGAGTCGGCCGTGCTCGGGGAGATCATGGCGCAGATGCTCCGGGCGCACACCGACCTCACCGTCGAGCATCGCCGGAGTCTGGGTGGCACCCTGGTGTGCTTCGAGGCGCTCACCACGGGTCAGGTGGACCTCTACCCGGAGTACACGGGGACCGGCTGGTCCATCCTCCTCGAGGAGGAGGGTCGCATCGACAATCGACTGCAGGCGTTCCTGCACGTCCAGCGCGCGTTCCGGTCCCGCTGGGACCTGGAATGGCTGCCCCCGTTCGGCCTGAACAACACCTATGCGCTGGCCATGGACCCGGACCGCGCCGAGGCCCTGGGCGTCGAGCGCATCTCGGATCTCGCAGACGCCGGGGCGGAGATCTCGGCCGGCTTCAGCATCGAGTTCATGAACCGCCAGGACGGGTGGCCCGGCCTGTCGGCCTTCTACGACCTCGACCTGGAGCGCGTCCGGGCGCTGGAACACGGGCTGGCGTACGACGCCATCCGCACCGGCGCCGTGGACCTGATCGATGCCTACAGCACCGACGGCAAGCTGCTGCGCTACGATCTGCGTGTGTTGGTGGACGACCGCGGCTTCTTCCCACCGTACAACGCCGCGCCGCTCGTGCGGGCCGAGACGCTGGCCGCGCATCCCGAGATCGAGCCGGTGCTGGCCGAGCTCGCCTTCCGCCTCCCCAACACGCGCATCCTGGCGCTCAACGATGCGGTGGAATCGGAAGGCGCCGATCCCGCGGACGTGGCCCGGGCGTTCCTCGAGGAGGAAGGTCTGCTGACGCCGGACGCGGACGGGACCACCGCCTCCGCTTCGCGACGGGAGGGTGGCTTTCCGGCCTTCTTCGCCCGCCGCTGGCAGGAGACGCTGCGCCTCAGCGCCGAGCACCTGCAGCTCACGGGGATCGCGGTGCTGCTGGCCGTGCTGGTGGCCGTCCCGCTCGGGGTCTGGATCACCCGGCATCCGTGGGCGGAGCGCGTGGGCCTGGGTGCGGCCGGGGCCATCCAGACCGTGCCCAGCCTCGCCCTGCTCGCCTTCATGATCGCGGTGCCGGGCCTGGGGCTGTCCACCCGCTCGGCCATCGTGGCGCTGTTCCTCTACTCGATCCTGCCGATCCTGCGCAACACGTACACGGGCATCCGCGGCGTGGACCCCGACCTGATCGAAGCCGCACGGGGTCTGGGCCTCACGGAGCGCCAGATCCTGATCCGCATCCGCCTGCCGCTCGCGACCCGCACGATCCTCGCCGGCGTCCGCACCGCCACCGTCATCAGCATCGGCATCGCCACGCTGGCGGCGTTCATCGGCGCGGGGGGTCTCGGGGAGCCGATCGTCACGGGGCTGTACCTGAACGACACCCGGCTCATCCTCGCGGGCGCGCTGCCCGCCGCCGCGCTGGCCCTGCTCGCCGACCACCTGCTGGGACGGGTCGAGCGGGCGCTCACACCGCGCGGGTTGAGCGCCGGACACGCCTGA
- a CDS encoding DPP IV N-terminal domain-containing protein, with amino-acid sequence MSLRLLAVALVCALASAPARPLQGQGAPRPYTPDSLTAADYQHAETLLGTSTAPLMRGALVRPTWVDGNVFWYRTRTERGLEFVRVDAERRRKEAAFDHEALAAALGTATGSDIDPWNLPFAGFEYVPGGLRVRVQGTVWECATGGACRAADSAVPTSAVVSPDGNRAAFIRDHNLWVHDIASGTERALTRDGVEDFGYATNNAGWVRSDRPVLLWSPDSRKIATFQHDGRGVGEMTLVSTNVGHPEVDTWKYPLPGDSVVFRIERVVIHVDDARVVRLQMPADIHRSTICDHIYCNGTFSDVEWSLDSRQLAFVSSSRDHKEAVLRIADPETGAVRDVLDERVETFFESGNDMVNWHILADANEALWFSQRDDWGHLYLYDLGTGALKRQVTQGPWNVLQVRHLDREERELWFTGSGREPGDPYFEYFYRLDLDNGRVTLLTPDSLHHDISMSPSGRWFVDTGSTPVSPGRSVLRDARGREVLRLEEPDISALVASGWQPPEPFTVKARDGVTDLYGLLYTPSDLDPDRAYPVVNYLYPGPQTGSVGSRAFNPSRRDHQALAELGFVVVELDAMGTPMRSKSFHAAYYGDMGDNGLPDQVGGIRQLAADRPWMDLDRVGIWGHSGGGFASTAGILRYPDFYKVAVSQAGNHDNRNYEDDWGEKWQGLLETRPDGTTSYDNQANQLLAGNLKGKLLLAHGTMDDNVPPSNTLLVADALIAAGKEFDLIMMTNRRHGFANEPYMMKRRWDYFVRHLLGAAPPADFRFGANRPVS; translated from the coding sequence ATGTCGCTCCGTCTCCTCGCCGTGGCCCTCGTCTGTGCCCTCGCCTCCGCCCCGGCCCGGCCGCTCCAGGGCCAGGGCGCGCCCCGGCCCTACACGCCGGATTCGCTGACCGCGGCGGACTACCAGCACGCCGAAACCCTCCTGGGCACGTCCACGGCGCCGCTCATGCGGGGCGCGCTCGTACGACCCACCTGGGTGGATGGCAACGTCTTCTGGTACCGCACCCGGACCGAACGCGGGTTGGAGTTCGTGCGCGTGGACGCCGAGCGCCGTCGCAAGGAGGCCGCGTTCGATCACGAGGCGCTGGCCGCCGCGCTCGGCACCGCGACCGGGTCGGACATCGATCCCTGGAATCTGCCCTTCGCGGGGTTCGAGTACGTCCCGGGAGGCCTGCGGGTGCGGGTGCAGGGGACGGTCTGGGAGTGCGCCACCGGCGGCGCCTGCCGCGCCGCGGACAGCGCGGTGCCGACCAGCGCCGTCGTCTCCCCGGACGGCAACAGGGCCGCCTTCATCCGCGACCACAACCTGTGGGTGCACGACATCGCCTCCGGGACGGAGCGGGCCCTGACGCGTGACGGCGTGGAGGACTTCGGCTACGCCACCAACAACGCCGGATGGGTGCGCTCGGACCGGCCCGTGCTGCTGTGGTCTCCCGATTCACGGAAGATCGCCACGTTCCAGCACGACGGCCGGGGCGTGGGGGAGATGACGCTGGTGTCCACCAACGTGGGACACCCCGAGGTCGACACCTGGAAGTACCCGCTTCCGGGGGACTCCGTGGTGTTCCGCATCGAGCGGGTGGTGATCCACGTGGACGACGCGCGCGTGGTGCGCCTGCAGATGCCGGCCGACATCCACCGCTCCACCATCTGCGACCACATCTACTGCAACGGCACCTTCTCCGACGTGGAATGGAGTCTGGACAGCCGTCAGCTCGCCTTCGTGTCGTCCAGCCGGGACCACAAGGAGGCGGTGCTGCGGATCGCCGATCCCGAGACCGGAGCCGTGCGCGACGTCCTGGACGAACGGGTGGAGACCTTCTTCGAGTCCGGCAACGACATGGTGAACTGGCACATCCTGGCGGACGCCAACGAGGCGCTGTGGTTCTCCCAGCGTGACGACTGGGGCCATCTCTACCTGTACGACCTCGGCACCGGTGCCCTGAAGCGGCAGGTCACGCAGGGTCCATGGAACGTGCTCCAGGTGCGGCACCTGGACCGGGAGGAACGGGAGCTGTGGTTCACGGGCTCGGGACGCGAACCCGGGGATCCGTACTTCGAGTACTTCTACCGGCTCGACCTGGACAACGGCCGCGTGACGCTGCTCACACCCGACAGCCTCCACCACGACATCTCCATGTCCCCCTCGGGCCGTTGGTTCGTGGACACGGGCTCCACGCCGGTCTCCCCGGGCCGGAGCGTGCTGCGCGATGCCCGCGGACGCGAGGTGCTGCGCCTGGAGGAGCCGGACATCTCGGCGCTCGTGGCCTCCGGCTGGCAGCCCCCCGAGCCGTTCACGGTCAAGGCGCGCGACGGCGTGACCGACCTCTACGGATTGCTGTACACGCCCTCCGACCTCGACCCCGATCGCGCCTACCCGGTGGTGAACTATCTCTATCCGGGACCCCAGACCGGCAGCGTGGGGAGTCGGGCCTTCAACCCGTCGCGGCGGGATCATCAGGCGCTGGCCGAGCTGGGCTTCGTCGTGGTCGAGCTCGACGCCATGGGCACGCCCATGCGCTCCAAGTCCTTCCACGCGGCCTACTACGGCGACATGGGCGACAATGGCCTGCCCGACCAGGTCGGCGGCATCCGTCAGCTCGCCGCCGACCGCCCCTGGATGGATCTGGACCGGGTGGGGATCTGGGGTCACAGCGGCGGGGGATTCGCCTCCACCGCCGGGATCCTGCGCTACCCGGACTTCTACAAGGTGGCGGTGTCGCAAGCGGGGAACCACGACAACCGCAACTATGAGGACGACTGGGGCGAGAAGTGGCAGGGCCTGCTGGAGACGCGGCCGGACGGCACGACCTCCTACGACAACCAGGCCAACCAGCTGCTCGCGGGCAATCTGAAGGGGAAGCTCCTCCTGGCGCACGGCACCATGGACGACAACGTGCCTCCCTCGAACACCCTGTTGGTGGCCGATGCCCTGATCGCCGCCGGGAAGGAGTTCGACCTGATCATGATGACCAATCGCCGCCACGGCTTCGCCAACGAGCCCTACATGATGAAGCGGCGGTGGGACTACTTCGTGCGTCACCTGCTGGGCGCCGCGCCTCCCGCCGACTTCCGCTTCGGCGCGAATCGCCCGGTGTCGTAG
- a CDS encoding aminopeptidase produces the protein MRRTLLPLLAVWLVGCSPLYVIRAGWAEARILAGRRPLPEVILDQGTDARLRGKLTLTREARTFARESLGLEIGGAFTSYTHLERDTLAMVVSAAYRTRLAPKTWWFPIVGHVPYRAYFDFEAGARERDKLDAEGYDALLRPTSAFSTLGWFDDPLLSTTARADEVGLVETILHELSHTHLFVPGQVQFNESFAQFVGNAGAIMFFCTRSGGGEDTVWCRRARARWRDEIRFSRFLDPLVAELEALYGRTDLSEAEILEDRERVFAAARTRFRDEVQPTFEAGRYQAFLDQPLDNATLLGRMRYYHRLADFDALWAGEGGDLRATVARIAAEVRERSDPFDVLPRGSGGGGGR, from the coding sequence GTGAGGCGCACGCTGCTGCCGCTACTGGCCGTGTGGCTGGTGGGCTGCTCGCCGCTGTACGTGATCCGGGCCGGATGGGCGGAGGCGCGTATCCTGGCCGGCCGTCGACCCCTGCCCGAGGTCATCCTGGACCAAGGCACCGACGCGCGGCTCCGGGGCAAGCTCACGCTCACCCGCGAGGCCCGCACCTTCGCGCGCGAGTCGCTGGGCCTCGAGATCGGCGGAGCGTTCACGTCCTATACGCACCTCGAGCGCGACACGTTGGCCATGGTGGTATCGGCGGCCTACCGCACCCGGCTCGCACCCAAGACGTGGTGGTTCCCGATCGTCGGACACGTGCCGTACCGCGCCTACTTCGACTTCGAGGCCGGCGCGCGGGAGCGGGACAAGCTGGACGCCGAAGGCTACGACGCGCTGCTCCGCCCCACGTCTGCCTTCAGCACGCTCGGGTGGTTCGACGACCCGCTCCTGTCCACCACCGCCCGGGCCGACGAGGTGGGCCTGGTGGAGACGATCCTGCACGAGCTGTCGCACACGCACCTCTTCGTGCCGGGGCAGGTGCAGTTCAACGAGAGCTTCGCGCAGTTCGTCGGCAACGCCGGCGCCATCATGTTCTTCTGCACCCGATCGGGCGGCGGGGAGGACACGGTCTGGTGCCGCCGGGCCCGGGCACGCTGGCGGGACGAGATCCGCTTCTCCCGGTTCCTCGATCCGCTGGTGGCGGAGCTGGAGGCGCTCTACGGCCGCACCGACCTGTCCGAGGCGGAGATCCTGGAGGACCGGGAGCGTGTCTTCGCCGCAGCGCGGACCCGCTTCCGCGACGAGGTCCAGCCGACCTTCGAGGCCGGGCGCTACCAGGCCTTCCTGGATCAGCCGCTGGACAACGCCACCCTGCTGGGCCGGATGCGGTACTACCACCGGCTCGCCGACTTCGACGCGCTGTGGGCCGGCGAGGGCGGGGATCTGCGGGCCACCGTGGCCCGGATCGCGGCCGAGGTGCGGGAACGATCCGACCCCTTCGACGTCCTGCCCCGCGGGAGCGGGGGCGGCGGCGGGCGCTGA